In Carya illinoinensis cultivar Pawnee chromosome 7, C.illinoinensisPawnee_v1, whole genome shotgun sequence, the following are encoded in one genomic region:
- the LOC122317277 gene encoding F-box/kelch-repeat protein At3g23880-like — translation MAQEIGNKNASFLRLVEERTLSMEEKKKQQEALIPYLPKDCISNILVRLPLDSLQRSRFVCKAWYTIINSAIFIDAHLRQSESVLIFLSSIKRESLYISPMASIPPEKPNTISVEVKSLQSECVPVFGLPNLSPTLKSYIQCLEINDGKSKIGEYNISCLGNIRAACNGLILLDNKLKKGLIVMNPVTRKLIALPLGTLYPAHVESYGMALSSATGEYKVVHLFQDELGFIGCETLIVGTRLWRGVNGPSFGLVSWFGCEPVSAIGAMHWVPHIDHSDYVVSMDVDEEKFHTTPFPKSCRTHDGIVEMGGFLSFVTHEEVNQIDIWILKGLGEAWTKQHCITMGCIMDMFPFFSMRMKGDMIFKREEDGSFYAYDFQLQVMTRIEMQNGRFPLSCSFLPHVNSLVSWSSRKGSQDLCN, via the coding sequence ATGGCCCAAGAAATAGGCAACAAAAATGCAAGCTTTTTAAGGTTAGTGGAGGAGAGAACATTGTcaatggaagagaaaaagaagcaaCAAGAGGCACTAATCCCCTATCTTCCTAAAGATTGCATCTCAAACATTCTTGTTCGACTTCCTCTTGACTCTCTTCAAAGGTCAAGGTTTGTTTGTAAGGCATGGTATACCATAATTAATAGTGCCATTTTTATTGATGCCCATCTCCGTCAATCTGAGTCTGTTTTGATTTTTCTATCATCAATTAAAAGAGAGAGCTTGTACATTTCTCCTATGGCATCGATCCCACCAGAGAAACCAAATACCATATCAGTTGAGGTGAAATCTCTTCAGTCAGAATGTGTCCCTGTTTTTGGGCTGCCAAACTTGAGCCCCACCTTAAAGTCTTATATTCAGTGCTTGGAAATTAATGATGGAAAGAGCAAAATAGGAGAATATAATATAAGTTGCTTGGGAAATATCAGGGCTGCTTGCAATGGTCTAATCTTGCTTGATAACAAACTGAAGAAAGGACTAATAGTAATGAATCCCGTGACTAGGAAGTTGATTGCACTTCCTCTGGGTACTTTATATCCTGCTCATGTTGAATCTTATGGCATGGCATTAAGCAGTGCTACTGGTGAATATAAAGTAGTACACTTGTTTCAGGATGAGTTAGGTTTTATCGGTTGTGAGACCTTAATTGTTGGTACGAGATTATGGCGTGGGGTGAATGGACCTTCTTTCGGACTTGTTAGCTGGTTTGGTTGTGAGCCTGTTTCAGCAATTGGAGCTATGCACTGGGTTCCTCATATTGATCATAGCGATTACGTAGTGTCTATGGATGTGGACGAGGAAAAGTTTCATACAACACCATTCCCAAAAAGTTGCAGGACTCATGATGGGATTGTCGAGATGGGTGGTTTCTTAAGTTTTGTGACTCATGAAGAAGTGAACCAAATAGACATTTGGATCTTGAAGGGCTTGGGTGAAGCCTGGACCAAGCAACATTGTATTACTATGGGATGTATAATGGATATGTTTCCCTTTTTCAGTATGAGGATGAAAGGAGATATGATTTTTAAGAGGGAAGAAGATGGATCATTTTATGCTTATGACTTCCAGCTTCAAGTGATGACAAGAATTGAGATGCAAAATGGTCGCTTCCCATTGTCATGTTCGTTTCTGCCTCACGTCAATAGTCTTGTTTCTTGGTCTAGCCGGAAGGGAAGCCAGGATTTGTGCAACTGA